The Flavobacterium sp. 123 genome contains a region encoding:
- the ruvX gene encoding Holliday junction resolvase RuvX has translation MPRILAIDYGQKRTGIAVTDEMQIIASGLTTIPSQTAIAFLKDYFSKEKVEAVLIGEPKQMNGQPSESASIIKGFVTHFTNHFPDMKVIRVDERFTSKIAFQTMIDSGLSKKKRQNKALIDEISATIMLQDYLSRKAF, from the coding sequence ATGCCAAGAATTCTCGCAATCGATTATGGACAAAAACGTACTGGCATTGCCGTAACTGATGAGATGCAAATTATTGCTTCAGGCTTAACTACAATACCTTCACAAACTGCGATTGCTTTTTTGAAAGACTATTTTTCGAAAGAAAAAGTAGAAGCAGTTCTTATTGGAGAGCCTAAACAAATGAATGGGCAACCATCCGAAAGTGCTTCTATTATTAAAGGATTTGTAACTCATTTTACCAATCATTTTCCAGATATGAAAGTCATTCGTGTTGATGAACGTTTTACTTCCAAAATAGCTTTTCAAACGATGATTGATAGTGGTCTTAGTAAGAAAAAACGCCAAAATAAAGCATTGATAGATGAGATTTCGGCAACTATAATGCTGCAAGATTATTTGTCTCGAAAAGCGTTTTAA
- a CDS encoding glycosyltransferase family 2 protein, translated as MNTRSLQINKVPISALIITFNEEENIEAVINDLDFATEILVIDSFSTDQTTKIAASFKNVKVIQHPFENYAAQRNFALSLASNSWILFLDADERLTPKLKEEIIQITNKKESHSAYYCYRTFMFKNTKLRFSGWQTDKIFRLFKKDEAHYTSQKIVHEKLIVNGTTGKLKNKLVHFSYKDYSSYQQKMIFYGQLKAKEEFNKGTRPTLFHFYIRPLYHFLYLYIIRLGILDGSNGITICYLNAYSIYVRFQELKKTQLN; from the coding sequence GTGAATACAAGAAGCCTCCAAATAAACAAAGTGCCTATTAGTGCCTTAATAATTACTTTCAATGAAGAAGAAAATATTGAAGCGGTAATTAATGATTTGGATTTTGCAACGGAGATTCTAGTAATTGATTCTTTCAGTACTGACCAAACAACAAAAATTGCTGCATCATTCAAGAATGTAAAGGTGATTCAGCATCCTTTTGAAAATTATGCCGCTCAAAGAAATTTTGCTTTAAGTTTAGCTTCAAATTCTTGGATACTTTTTCTTGATGCTGATGAAAGATTAACTCCAAAACTTAAAGAGGAAATAATTCAGATTACGAATAAAAAAGAGAGTCATTCCGCTTATTATTGCTACAGAACTTTTATGTTCAAAAACACCAAATTACGTTTTAGTGGTTGGCAAACGGATAAAATTTTTAGACTTTTCAAGAAAGATGAAGCACACTATACTTCACAGAAAATTGTTCATGAAAAATTAATTGTGAATGGGACTACTGGAAAATTAAAAAACAAACTCGTTCACTTTTCCTATAAAGATTATTCAAGTTATCAGCAAAAAATGATTTTTTATGGTCAATTAAAAGCAAAAGAAGAATTTAATAAAGGAACCAGACCTACTCTTTTCCACTTTTATATTAGACCTTTATACCACTTTTTATACCTATATATAATTCGGTTAGGAATTCTTGATGGAAGTAATGGAATTACAATTTGTTATTTAAATGCATATAGTATTTACGTTCGATTTCAGGAACTTAAAAAAACACAGTTAAATTAA
- a CDS encoding malate:quinone oxidoreductase: MPDTTIRLNSEVVLIGAGIMSATLGVILKELQPDIKIDIFERLDIAAAESSDAWNNAGTGHSAFCELNYTPEGEDGSINPKKAISIAESFEVSRQFWAYLVQQNKVSSPEKFIKGIPHMSFVWGDKNVEYLKKRFETLQSNPLFKDMLFSTDPSKIKEWMPLVMEGRKGTEEIAATSMEIGTDVNFGALTRSMFNYLTKQEGVTMHFNHEVKKMRQREDKSWRIKITDLATGQKKKAYTKFVFIGAGGGSLPLLAKANVPEGNGYGGFPVSGQWLKCTNPEVIAKHEAKVYGKASVGAPPMSVPHIDSRMINGEKALLFGPFAGFSTRFLKNGKYSDLPMSIKPNNIIPMVVAGYKNIPLTKYLIEQVRLKPKDRIAALREYVPGARSKDWKIERAGQRVQVIKKDEKEGGVLEFGTEVITTADGTLSVLLGASPGASTAVSIMIDLVGRCFKEELKSKEWQDKLKVMIPSFGQALNENPELLDKIRKETAEVLKLNS; encoded by the coding sequence ATGCCAGATACAACCATTCGTTTAAATTCAGAAGTAGTTCTTATTGGTGCCGGGATTATGAGTGCTACACTTGGAGTAATTTTGAAAGAATTACAACCAGATATAAAAATCGATATTTTTGAAAGATTAGATATTGCTGCCGCAGAAAGTTCTGATGCTTGGAACAATGCTGGTACAGGTCATTCCGCATTTTGCGAATTAAATTACACACCAGAAGGGGAAGATGGAAGCATTAATCCTAAAAAAGCAATAAGTATAGCAGAATCTTTTGAGGTTTCTCGCCAGTTTTGGGCTTATTTAGTACAACAAAATAAAGTTTCATCACCTGAAAAATTTATAAAAGGAATTCCTCACATGAGTTTTGTTTGGGGAGATAAAAACGTGGAGTATCTAAAAAAGAGATTTGAAACCTTACAATCAAACCCTCTTTTTAAAGACATGCTTTTCAGTACAGATCCTTCTAAAATAAAAGAATGGATGCCTCTAGTTATGGAAGGTAGAAAAGGAACGGAAGAAATTGCAGCCACTTCTATGGAAATTGGTACAGATGTAAATTTTGGAGCGTTAACCAGAAGCATGTTCAACTATTTGACGAAACAAGAAGGGGTAACGATGCATTTCAATCACGAAGTTAAAAAAATGAGACAACGTGAGGATAAATCTTGGAGAATCAAAATCACAGATTTGGCTACAGGCCAAAAGAAAAAAGCATATACCAAATTTGTTTTTATTGGTGCTGGCGGAGGTTCTTTGCCATTATTAGCGAAAGCAAATGTTCCAGAAGGAAATGGATATGGAGGGTTTCCTGTAAGCGGACAATGGCTTAAATGTACTAATCCAGAAGTAATTGCTAAACACGAAGCAAAGGTATACGGTAAAGCAAGCGTAGGAGCACCACCGATGTCTGTTCCACATATTGATTCTCGAATGATAAACGGAGAAAAAGCGTTGCTTTTTGGTCCTTTTGCGGGCTTCTCTACTCGCTTCTTGAAAAACGGGAAATATTCTGATTTGCCAATGTCAATAAAGCCTAACAACATTATTCCGATGGTTGTTGCGGGTTATAAAAATATTCCACTTACAAAATATTTGATTGAACAAGTTCGATTAAAACCAAAAGATAGAATCGCTGCTTTAAGAGAATATGTTCCTGGTGCTAGATCAAAAGATTGGAAAATTGAAAGAGCAGGGCAAAGGGTTCAAGTTATAAAAAAAGACGAAAAAGAAGGTGGAGTTTTGGAGTTTGGTACTGAAGTGATTACAACTGCTGATGGAACTTTATCCGTATTATTAGGTGCTTCTCCAGGTGCTTCAACTGCGGTTTCAATTATGATTGACTTGGTAGGAAGATGTTTTAAAGAGGAATTAAAGTCAAAAGAATGGCAGGATAAACTAAAAGTTATGATTCCTTCATTTGGTCAGGCTTTAAATGAAAACCCAGAATTATTAGACAAAATCAGAAAAGAAACTGCTGAAGTTTTAAAATTGAATAGTTAG
- a CDS encoding glycosyltransferase family 1 protein: protein MSKTVFLETHNLKNKATGLGTFNYELIKGLYQLDFNDLELTLNAKEPKILKAEFGDKFKYHKYTNLSRHHIFRVRKKYDLWHSVNQNTKVEPFHVNKYLLTVHDVNFAEEISSDMTHKVNALFRAKLEKSTAITYISEFAKKQTHDYFQVPNVPEYVIHNGNPISTLLDTSSFVSKIPVDKPFLYAIGDFLERKNFLSLAKMMVHITDFNLIISGNNNKSYGKEIERFINENHLQNRVFLTGKVNETAKQFYLSKCLAFVFPSIREGFGLPPIEAMSFGKPVFLSDKTSLPEIGGENSYYWNNFDPEYMKTILVDGLNDFYSNQKEKEDLMKERAASFDWKVAATEYLKVYRKCLI, encoded by the coding sequence ATGTCAAAAACTGTCTTTTTAGAAACACACAACCTTAAAAATAAGGCAACAGGATTAGGTACTTTTAATTATGAATTGATTAAAGGTCTGTATCAATTAGATTTTAATGATTTAGAATTAACATTAAATGCCAAAGAACCAAAGATACTTAAAGCTGAATTTGGTGATAAATTTAAGTATCACAAATACACTAACCTATCTAGACATCATATATTTAGGGTCAGAAAAAAATATGATTTATGGCATTCTGTAAATCAAAACACAAAAGTAGAACCTTTCCATGTCAATAAATATTTACTGACTGTACACGATGTGAATTTTGCCGAAGAAATTTCTTCTGACATGACTCATAAAGTCAATGCGCTTTTTAGAGCTAAATTAGAGAAATCAACCGCAATCACTTATATCTCTGAATTTGCAAAAAAGCAAACTCATGATTATTTTCAGGTTCCAAATGTTCCTGAATACGTAATTCATAACGGAAATCCTATTTCAACTCTTTTAGACACTTCATCTTTTGTGTCGAAAATCCCAGTTGACAAACCATTTTTGTATGCCATAGGTGATTTCTTAGAACGAAAAAACTTTCTTTCTTTAGCAAAAATGATGGTTCACATTACCGATTTTAATTTAATTATATCAGGAAATAATAATAAATCTTATGGCAAAGAAATAGAACGTTTTATAAATGAAAATCATTTACAAAATCGAGTTTTTTTAACTGGAAAAGTGAATGAAACAGCAAAACAATTTTATTTATCAAAATGCCTTGCCTTTGTTTTCCCATCTATCAGAGAAGGTTTTGGATTACCTCCTATAGAAGCAATGAGTTTTGGAAAACCTGTTTTTTTATCTGACAAAACTTCTTTGCCAGAAATTGGTGGTGAAAATTCTTATTACTGGAATAATTTCGACCCAGAATATATGAAAACAATTCTAGTTGATGGTCTAAATGATTTTTACAGCAATCAAAAGGAAAAAGAAGACCTTATGAAAGAAAGAGCTGCAAGTTTTGATTGGAAAGTTGCCGCAACAGAGTATTTAAAAGTGTATAGAAAATGCCTTATTTAA
- a CDS encoding 2,3,4,5-tetrahydropyridine-2,6-dicarboxylate N-succinyltransferase, with protein sequence MNSLQTIIEQAWENRALLQETTTTNAIREVIELLDYGKLRVAEPKGDGWQVNEWVKKAVVMYFPIQKMETLESGIFEYHDKMLLKRGYAEKGIRVVPNAVARYGAYISSGVILMPSYVNIGAYVDEGTMVDTWATVGSCAQIGKNVHLSGGVGIGGVLEPLQAAPVIIEDGAFVGSRCIVVEGVHVGKEAVLGANVCLTASTKIIDVTGDEPVEMKGFVPARSVVIPGSYTKKFAAGEFQVPCALIIGTRKPSTDLKTSLNNALREYDVAV encoded by the coding sequence ATGAACTCGTTACAAACAATTATAGAACAAGCTTGGGAAAATAGAGCTTTATTACAAGAAACTACAACTACTAATGCTATTAGAGAAGTTATCGAATTATTAGACTATGGAAAATTACGCGTTGCAGAACCAAAAGGTGATGGATGGCAAGTAAACGAATGGGTAAAAAAAGCGGTAGTAATGTACTTCCCTATTCAAAAAATGGAAACATTAGAATCTGGAATTTTCGAATACCATGACAAAATGTTACTAAAAAGAGGCTATGCTGAAAAAGGAATTCGTGTAGTTCCTAATGCAGTAGCACGTTACGGAGCCTATATTTCTAGCGGTGTTATTTTGATGCCAAGTTATGTAAATATTGGTGCTTATGTTGACGAAGGAACTATGGTTGATACCTGGGCTACAGTAGGAAGTTGTGCTCAAATAGGTAAAAACGTTCACTTAAGTGGTGGTGTTGGAATTGGCGGAGTCCTTGAACCTTTACAAGCTGCTCCAGTAATCATTGAAGATGGTGCTTTTGTAGGTTCTCGTTGTATTGTTGTTGAAGGAGTTCATGTGGGTAAAGAAGCAGTTCTTGGTGCTAATGTGTGCTTAACTGCATCAACAAAAATCATCGATGTAACTGGTGACGAACCTGTTGAAATGAAAGGTTTTGTTCCTGCTCGTTCAGTAGTAATTCCGGGAAGTTATACTAAAAAATTCGCTGCTGGTGAATTTCAAGTTCCTTGTGCTTTAATCATTGGAACTCGTAAGCCTTCAACAGATTTGAAAACATCTTTGAATAACGCTTTACGCGAATATGACGTAGCTGTTTAA
- a CDS encoding lipopolysaccharide kinase InaA family protein, producing the protein MQINIFSSFLANKSKLLNYIENFDSSGVLFGDGKRNKIKLFELEGKTINVKSFKIPNLINKVAYKHFRKSKAKRSFEYATILLERGIGTPQPIAYVENYNWLGLKESYYASEHLVTELTFRELVEMPEYADHENILRQFTKFSYDLHQKGIEFLDHSPGNTLIKKVSEGQYSFYLVDLNRMNFHESMDFDLRMKNLSRLTPKKEMIAIMSDEYAKQYAQSSDLVFEKMWQATNDFQEKFAQKQRMKKKLKFWKS; encoded by the coding sequence ATGCAAATAAATATCTTTTCTTCTTTTTTAGCCAATAAATCAAAGTTGTTGAATTACATTGAAAACTTCGATTCAAGCGGAGTGCTTTTTGGTGATGGTAAAAGAAATAAAATCAAGCTTTTTGAATTAGAAGGAAAAACAATTAATGTCAAATCTTTCAAAATTCCGAACTTAATTAACAAAGTTGCCTACAAGCATTTTAGAAAATCTAAAGCGAAACGTTCTTTTGAATACGCTACAATTTTATTGGAAAGAGGAATAGGGACACCACAACCCATTGCCTATGTTGAAAATTACAATTGGCTTGGATTAAAAGAAAGTTATTATGCTAGTGAACATCTGGTTACGGAATTGACTTTTAGAGAATTAGTTGAAATGCCAGAATATGCTGATCATGAAAATATTTTAAGACAATTCACTAAGTTTTCCTATGATTTACATCAAAAAGGAATTGAGTTTCTTGATCATTCTCCTGGGAATACACTGATTAAAAAAGTTTCAGAAGGGCAATATAGCTTCTATTTAGTGGATTTAAACCGAATGAATTTTCATGAATCAATGGACTTTGATTTACGAATGAAAAATTTGAGCAGGCTTACACCAAAAAAAGAAATGATTGCTATTATGAGCGATGAATATGCAAAACAGTATGCTCAATCAAGTGATTTGGTTTTCGAAAAAATGTGGCAAGCAACAAATGATTTTCAAGAAAAATTTGCTCAAAAACAGCGAATGAAAAAGAAATTGAAATTCTGGAAATCTTAA
- a CDS encoding FUSC family membrane protein, which yields MIDQIQKFTESTNFTNALKITIAAVIPVLLFTFLGDFQMGFTIALGAFFTYPGDIPSSPKHKINGILFTAVLVSVANLIINIVYPYPYFFYPVFVTSVFFLAMLSVYGQRTTLVSFSALLAVSLAFAHINTGWAMIQHSLLILIGGLFYLLVSLIFHYIRPYRYVELQTVSCIQLTAKYLKLRGDLWSPDADKKAIIEKQLHLQVEINAIHQNIREVLISNHKNSGSSNQNRKLLIVFVSLVEILELALSTSFDHNKLHLKFSEYPNVLATYQKLAYNLASNLKQLSKSVKNKQKFTPKHNLIKNLNDLELAIVAYENHLGKIAASEGVFMLTTMLQYAEKQIEKIKIVERAFSLAILSQDLKGKDKDLEKFLTPQHYLWSTLIENLSFSSTLFRHSLRLTITILIGFIIGKILPFQNVYWILLTISVIMRPGYGLTKERSFNRILGTILGGLIAFGILYFIHNNIIISIFTILSMLLGFSFTQTNYKISATFVTMYIVFIYGILTPNVGTVIQYRILDTLVGAILAFLSNHFLWPSWEFLNIPVYLKKSIKANQNYLKEISIFYNKKGTVSTSYRLARKNAFIEIGNLMASFQRMAQEPKSKQKQLPQVYKLAVLNHTLLSSSASLGTYIQSHKTTRASEAFNVVVDTVIKNLDNAIALLEENTIHPQESITKTDLALRFTELKNIRARELKEGNTIDEEAFLLKMQEAQLIIEQLIWLTNLSENIVKTTKTLLDS from the coding sequence ATGATTGATCAAATTCAAAAATTCACTGAAAGCACAAATTTCACTAATGCTTTAAAAATAACTATTGCTGCAGTTATACCCGTTTTATTGTTTACATTTTTAGGTGATTTTCAAATGGGATTTACAATAGCTCTTGGTGCTTTCTTTACCTATCCAGGTGATATCCCTAGTAGTCCAAAACACAAGATTAATGGAATCCTTTTTACTGCAGTATTAGTCTCAGTTGCGAACCTTATTATAAATATTGTTTATCCTTACCCCTACTTTTTTTATCCCGTTTTTGTCACTTCAGTGTTTTTTCTAGCCATGTTATCGGTTTACGGACAACGAACAACTTTAGTTTCGTTTTCGGCATTACTTGCTGTTTCATTGGCATTTGCACATATTAATACAGGCTGGGCAATGATTCAACATTCCCTTTTAATACTAATTGGAGGCTTATTTTACCTTTTAGTTTCATTAATTTTTCATTACATAAGACCTTATCGTTATGTTGAATTACAAACGGTATCTTGCATTCAACTTACAGCAAAATACTTAAAACTTCGCGGGGACCTTTGGTCACCTGACGCTGATAAAAAAGCAATAATCGAAAAGCAATTACATCTTCAAGTTGAAATTAATGCTATACACCAAAACATAAGAGAAGTTCTAATAAGCAATCATAAAAATTCAGGTTCTTCCAATCAAAATCGAAAATTACTAATTGTATTTGTTTCCTTGGTCGAAATCTTAGAACTAGCCTTGTCTACTTCTTTTGATCACAATAAATTACACCTAAAATTTAGTGAGTATCCAAATGTTTTGGCTACTTACCAAAAGTTAGCTTATAATTTAGCATCAAATTTAAAACAGTTATCGAAAAGCGTAAAAAACAAACAGAAATTCACGCCAAAGCACAATCTTATTAAGAATCTAAATGATTTGGAACTTGCTATCGTAGCTTATGAAAATCATCTCGGGAAAATTGCCGCTTCCGAAGGTGTTTTTATGCTAACAACTATGTTGCAATATGCTGAAAAACAAATCGAGAAAATAAAAATTGTTGAACGCGCATTTTCATTGGCAATTCTTTCGCAAGATCTAAAAGGTAAAGACAAAGATTTAGAGAAATTTCTAACTCCACAACATTATCTTTGGAGTACACTGATTGAAAATTTAAGTTTTTCATCAACGCTTTTCAGACATTCTTTGAGATTAACCATTACTATTTTGATTGGGTTTATAATTGGTAAAATATTGCCTTTTCAAAATGTATATTGGATTTTACTTACTATCTCAGTTATCATGAGACCTGGTTATGGATTAACCAAAGAGAGATCCTTCAATAGAATTTTAGGTACTATTTTAGGCGGTTTAATCGCTTTTGGTATTCTTTATTTTATTCACAATAATATTATAATTAGCATATTCACAATTCTTTCTATGCTTTTAGGATTTTCATTTACGCAAACTAATTATAAAATCAGTGCCACTTTTGTTACGATGTATATTGTTTTCATATATGGAATTCTGACTCCAAATGTAGGGACAGTAATCCAATATCGAATTTTAGACACATTAGTTGGGGCTATTCTAGCTTTCTTATCCAATCACTTTTTGTGGCCTTCGTGGGAATTTTTGAATATTCCGGTTTATCTAAAGAAATCAATCAAGGCAAATCAAAATTACTTGAAAGAAATTTCTATTTTTTACAACAAAAAAGGAACCGTTTCAACATCCTATCGCTTAGCACGAAAAAATGCTTTTATTGAAATTGGAAATCTTATGGCTTCTTTCCAAAGAATGGCGCAAGAGCCTAAATCAAAACAAAAACAATTGCCACAGGTTTATAAATTGGCTGTTCTAAATCATACACTTTTATCATCATCCGCTTCATTGGGAACCTATATTCAATCCCACAAAACAACAAGAGCTTCAGAAGCTTTTAATGTTGTGGTAGATACAGTCATAAAAAATCTAGATAATGCAATTGCGCTCTTAGAGGAAAATACAATTCATCCTCAAGAAAGCATCACAAAAACTGATTTGGCGCTTCGTTTCACCGAATTAAAAAACATTCGTGCAAGAGAATTAAAAGAAGGAAATACAATAGATGAAGAAGCTTTTTTATTGAAAATGCAAGAAGCACAATTGATTATAGAACAATTAATTTGGCTTACAAATTTGTCTGAGAATATTGTAAAAACCACAAAGACATTACTTGATTCCTAA
- a CDS encoding L-threonylcarbamoyladenylate synthase, with product MENLNQEIHNAFEVIQKGGIILYPTDTVWGIGCDATNPEAVAKIYKLKKRAETQSMICLMNGEKMMYNVFKDIPEVAWQILDLSEKPTTLILDKPRNVAPNIIASDNSLGIRIVKEPFCFKLLERMKKPLVSTSANISGQPTPIAFKDISPEIIKGVDYVVNLHHDKIAGKPSTIIKLTNDSQVKVIRK from the coding sequence ATGGAAAATCTTAATCAAGAAATACACAACGCATTCGAAGTGATACAAAAAGGAGGTATTATTCTTTACCCTACTGATACCGTTTGGGGAATTGGATGTGACGCAACAAACCCAGAAGCAGTTGCTAAAATATACAAACTAAAAAAAAGAGCCGAAACCCAAAGTATGATTTGCTTGATGAATGGGGAAAAAATGATGTACAATGTTTTCAAAGACATTCCAGAAGTAGCCTGGCAAATATTAGATTTATCCGAAAAACCAACTACTCTAATATTAGACAAGCCCAGAAATGTAGCCCCTAATATTATCGCATCTGATAATTCCTTAGGAATCCGAATTGTAAAAGAACCTTTTTGTTTTAAGTTGTTGGAACGAATGAAAAAACCTTTAGTTTCAACATCAGCAAACATCTCAGGTCAGCCTACTCCTATTGCATTCAAAGATATTAGCCCAGAAATTATAAAAGGTGTTGACTATGTTGTAAATTTGCATCACGATAAAATTGCAGGAAAACCTTCGACTATAATTAAATTAACGAATGATTCACAAGTAAAAGTGATTCGAAAATAG
- the def gene encoding peptide deformylase codes for MILPIIGYGDPVLRKVGGNLTPEHPNLKETIANMYETMYNAYGVGLAAPQIGLALRLFVIDTTPFSDDDDLEETEQKNLKGFKKTFINARMIKEEGEEWAFNEGCLSIPDVREDVYRNPTITIEYCEEDFVMKTEVFDGLIARVIQHEYDHIEGILFTDKISSLKKRLIQKKLKNILEGKTFQEYRMKFFGKKGR; via the coding sequence ATGATTTTACCAATTATAGGTTATGGCGATCCCGTTTTAAGAAAAGTAGGGGGAAATCTTACACCAGAGCATCCTAACTTAAAAGAAACTATCGCTAATATGTACGAAACTATGTATAATGCATACGGAGTAGGACTTGCTGCACCACAGATAGGATTAGCGTTGCGTTTATTTGTAATCGACACAACTCCTTTTAGTGATGATGATGATCTAGAAGAAACGGAACAAAAAAACTTGAAAGGGTTCAAAAAAACATTTATCAATGCTAGAATGATTAAAGAAGAAGGGGAAGAATGGGCTTTTAACGAAGGTTGTTTGAGCATTCCGGATGTCAGAGAAGATGTTTATAGAAATCCAACGATAACTATTGAATATTGTGAAGAAGATTTTGTGATGAAAACCGAAGTTTTTGATGGCTTAATTGCCAGAGTGATTCAACACGAATACGATCATATCGAAGGTATTTTATTTACAGATAAAATCTCATCACTTAAGAAGCGATTGATTCAAAAGAAATTAAAAAACATCTTGGAAGGAAAGACTTTTCAAGAATACCGAATGAAATTTTTCGGTAAAAAAGGAAGATAA
- a CDS encoding glycosyltransferase family 9 protein, producing MIGDVLISSIICNNLRIAYPNAHIDYLVYESTTPVLEGNPNIDTIILFQEKHRNSKKELLKLAFQIRANKYDLLIDAYSKLESWLIVLLSGAKRKISYKKPGRTFLYTDNVPFEAFPKTNLGLAIERRLSLLEPLHLSIPIDPLPKLFVTEKEKQEAKALFEEHKVQKDRKTILISLLGSEKLKTYPLEYMAKVVDTIADNQDVNILFNYFPKQIDDARIVFNSCKPETQQKIYFDILGGQLRGFIGIMNQCDMIIGNDGGAINMGKALNKPSFTIFSPWIEKKIWATFEDGIQNISVHLNDFKPELFKSKTEKELKKEALDLYQEFTPDLFKTEIETFLKQNISNI from the coding sequence ATGATTGGCGATGTCTTGATAAGCAGCATTATATGCAACAATTTGCGTATAGCTTATCCTAATGCTCATATTGATTATTTGGTTTACGAATCAACTACTCCTGTTCTGGAAGGAAATCCTAACATTGATACTATCATCCTGTTTCAGGAAAAACACCGTAATAGCAAAAAAGAATTATTAAAATTAGCTTTTCAGATTCGTGCCAATAAATACGACTTATTAATTGACGCTTATTCAAAACTGGAAAGTTGGCTCATAGTTTTATTGAGCGGTGCCAAAAGAAAAATATCGTATAAAAAACCTGGACGAACTTTTTTATACACCGACAATGTACCTTTTGAAGCATTTCCAAAAACAAATTTAGGCTTGGCTATTGAAAGAAGACTTTCGTTATTAGAACCTTTGCATTTGTCAATACCGATTGATCCTTTGCCAAAATTGTTCGTAACCGAAAAAGAAAAACAAGAAGCAAAAGCACTTTTTGAAGAGCATAAGGTTCAAAAAGACAGAAAAACAATTTTAATCAGTCTTTTAGGAAGTGAAAAACTAAAAACATATCCTTTAGAGTATATGGCTAAAGTAGTTGATACCATTGCCGATAATCAAGATGTAAATATTTTGTTTAACTATTTTCCAAAACAAATTGATGATGCGCGAATCGTTTTTAATAGCTGTAAACCTGAAACGCAACAAAAAATTTATTTTGATATATTAGGTGGTCAACTCCGAGGATTTATTGGCATTATGAATCAATGTGACATGATTATTGGAAATGATGGAGGAGCTATAAATATGGGAAAAGCATTGAATAAGCCTTCTTTTACTATATTTTCGCCTTGGATTGAAAAGAAAATATGGGCTACTTTTGAAGATGGAATCCAAAATATTTCAGTTCATTTAAATGATTTCAAACCTGAATTATTTAAATCGAAAACAGAAAAAGAACTCAAAAAAGAAGCACTGGATTTATATCAAGAATTCACACCTGATTTATTCAAAACTGAAATAGAAACTTTTTTAAAACAGAATATTTCTAATATTTAA